From Weissella confusa, a single genomic window includes:
- a CDS encoding Mini-ribonuclease 3 has product MNEKINYEQLNGLDLAYYGDAVYEVYIRQHLLAKGITKPARLQRESKNYVSAKAHAALFALMETDDLLTEEEMAYFKRGRNANSHTKAKNTDVVTYRISTGFEALIGYLAASDQQARLDEIIAWVYEQVESGRTRANGTTK; this is encoded by the coding sequence ATGAATGAGAAGATTAATTATGAGCAATTGAATGGCTTGGATTTGGCTTATTATGGGGATGCGGTGTATGAAGTGTACATTCGTCAACATTTGCTAGCTAAAGGGATTACTAAGCCAGCCCGTTTGCAACGTGAATCAAAGAATTATGTGTCAGCTAAGGCGCACGCTGCTTTGTTTGCGTTGATGGAAACGGATGACCTATTGACTGAAGAAGAGATGGCCTACTTTAAGCGTGGGCGTAATGCAAATTCACATACGAAGGCAAAGAATACGGACGTGGTAACGTACCGTATTTCAACTGGATTTGAGGCGCTAATTGGCTACTTGGCAGCGAGTGACCAACAAGCCCGTTTGGATGAAATTATTGCCTGGGTTTATGAACAAGTAGAAAGTGGACGAACGAGAGCAAATGGCACAACAAAGTAA
- a CDS encoding S-ribosylhomocysteine lyase — protein sequence MAEVESFTLDHTKVKAPYVRLIEEQAGPAGGAIANYDLRLVQPNETSIETAGIHTLEHLFASLVRDELDGIIDISPFGCRTGFHVISWQTYTPTQLAETFTRVLRKIRDEITWDDVPATTIRECGNFKDHSLHSAKAWAAIILEQGLSDDPFVRHVVEA from the coding sequence ATGGCAGAAGTTGAAAGTTTTACACTTGATCACACAAAAGTTAAAGCACCATATGTGCGTTTAATTGAAGAGCAAGCTGGCCCAGCTGGTGGTGCGATTGCAAATTACGATTTGCGCTTGGTGCAACCGAATGAAACGTCGATTGAGACGGCCGGTATTCACACGTTGGAGCACCTATTTGCGAGCCTGGTTCGCGATGAATTGGATGGCATTATTGATATTTCACCATTCGGATGTCGTACGGGCTTTCATGTTATTAGTTGGCAAACGTATACGCCAACACAACTTGCGGAAACATTCACCCGCGTGTTGCGCAAGATTCGTGATGAGATTACTTGGGATGATGTGCCCGCAACAACGATTCGTGAGTGCGGTAATTTCAAGGATCACAGCCTTCACTCGGCTAAGGCGTGGGCGGCGATTATCTTGGAACAAGGATTGTCAGATGATCCATTTGTTCGTCACGTTGTAGAAGCATAA
- a CDS encoding MetQ/NlpA family ABC transporter substrate-binding protein, with the protein MVKRLGIVIAGVVLTGTLLATTTSIQAATVKKVTVGSVTGDAEIWRHIADSSAAKKAHVQIKVKEFTDGGTLNKATASGEVDVNAFQSYDYFHAFNKQTDTEKLAALGTTYIEPMGVYSKDYHKVSDIPDGSTIAIARDNANAARGLRLLANAGLIKLKANFSALSGVADIADNPHHFKFKEIDDTTGVSLVKQDDSVAAVLISNSVSQAGGLNVLKDSIYHESINSGTIGNINILATRESQANNKTYKKLVALYRDPAVQKWIKNQYHGTKVEVKKPVSYLEGK; encoded by the coding sequence ATGGTTAAGAGATTGGGAATTGTGATTGCTGGGGTTGTCCTGACTGGGACGTTGTTAGCGACAACGACGTCAATTCAGGCGGCGACGGTTAAAAAGGTGACGGTTGGATCGGTCACTGGAGATGCTGAAATTTGGCGTCATATTGCCGACTCATCGGCAGCGAAAAAGGCGCATGTGCAAATTAAGGTGAAAGAATTTACAGATGGGGGAACCTTAAATAAGGCGACGGCTTCGGGTGAAGTCGATGTGAATGCCTTTCAGTCCTATGACTATTTCCATGCGTTCAATAAGCAGACCGATACGGAGAAGCTAGCTGCGCTCGGCACAACTTATATTGAGCCGATGGGTGTGTACTCAAAGGATTATCACAAAGTAAGCGACATTCCGGATGGTAGCACAATTGCGATTGCGCGTGATAACGCCAATGCAGCTCGTGGTCTGCGCTTGCTTGCTAACGCTGGTTTGATTAAGTTGAAGGCAAACTTCTCAGCCTTGTCAGGGGTGGCTGATATTGCTGACAATCCACATCATTTTAAGTTCAAGGAAATTGATGACACAACTGGGGTGTCACTGGTTAAGCAAGATGACTCAGTGGCAGCGGTGCTAATTTCAAATTCAGTTTCACAAGCCGGTGGTTTGAATGTTTTGAAGGATTCAATTTATCATGAGTCAATTAACTCAGGCACGATTGGTAACATCAACATTTTGGCAACGCGTGAATCACAAGCCAATAACAAGACGTACAAGAAGCTTGTGGCACTATATCGTGACCCAGCAGTACAAAAGTGGATTAAGAATCAATACCACGGCACAAAGGTTGAAGTAAAGAAGCCTGTATCTTATTTGGAGGGAAAATAA